GGCATGCGGCCGGCATCGCCCGGCGGCATGCACGCCAACGCCCCGCTGCGGCCTCGCGGCGGAGCGCAAATCTTCTGGGACTTTGTTACAGCTCAGCTCTTGCGCTGGGTCACTGCCACGAACGGGGCCGGTGCGTGCTGGACGGACTGGCTGCCGCAGTTCGGGCAATTCGGATGGGCAGAGGCATGTTCCGCGAGATGCTCGGTTTTCTCGAACACATGGCCGCACTTCTCGCAGCGGTATTGATAGACGGGCATGGCAAATTCCCCCACGCGGCACGCGCCGCAAGCGCCACCCGGCGCAAGCCGGGCCTGCGCGGCATGATGGCCGCGGGCGCGTGTCAGCTTCATTCTAGGACAGGGTTCGCGTGCACCAAGCGTGAAAGTTCGATGACTCCCGCTGGCGTTCGCCGCATGTCGTCGGCGGTTCACTTCCGCCGTGCATTGATGTCACGCAAATGCCATGGCGCGCGAACCGCGGATCAATGGCGCTGCCACCGTGCAATTCGCCGTAAAGGCGTGGGGGCCAGACCGTACCCTTGTACACCTCATGCCGGCCTGGCACGACGGCAGTGACCGTGAACTAGCCGAATTACGATTCAGGGGCGCCGGGAACATAGCCAGAATGCGGATTCGCCGTGATGCCGTGGCGCCGGCAGGTGCCCCGGGCCAGCAAGCGTCGAGAACCCGAGGACCCGAAAACGATGTACGACCAGATCATCCGTGTCGCACTGGCGGACGACCATCCGCTGGTCATGGCCGCGCTGCGCGACTGCCTGCAGCGCACGCCCAACTTCCAGGTCGGCAGCACCTGCGGCAACGGCACGGAATTGCTGGCCGCGCTCGACCGCGAGCCCGCCGGCATTGCCGTCACCGACTTCTGCATGGGCCGCGGCGATGCATCGCTGGACGGCTTCAACCTGCTGAACCGGCTCGCACGGCGCCATCCGCGCACCCGCATCGTGGTGCTCAGCGCCCAGGCCAACGCCGCCATCATCCGCCGCGCCATGAAGCTGGGCGTGCGCGCCTACGTCAGCAAGGAGGATCCGATCGATGAAGTGGTGCGCGCCTGCGTCCAGGTTGCCACCAGCGACGGCTGCTACTGCTCGCCTTCGGCGCAGGCCATGCTTGACAGCGCCGCGCTCGCCTCGGCACCGGCGACCGAGCTGACGCTGCGCGAACTCGAGGTGGTGAGGCTGTATTCGCAAGGAATCCAGCTCGCGGACATCGCCAACAAGCTCGGACGCTCGGTCAGCACCATTTCCAGCCAGAAGACGATCGCCATGCGCAAGCTCGGCGTGCAGACCAACACCGGGCTGATCCGCTACGCGTACGAAAATGGCCTTATCTGACGCGGCACCGGCCTGAACACGCGCCGATGGAATCGACCGTGGAGCGCACGCGCGAATCGCTCGCGAGCGCCTTCGATAAGCTGGCCGAGCAATCCCGGCGCCAGCTGCAGCGCTACGCCGCCACCATTGCCGTGCTGATCGCCGTGGTGGTGTTCTCCGGCCTGCTGCTGGCCGGGCTGGCCGCGGGCCGGCACCTTGATTACCGGCGCGGGCACGTCGCGCAGTACATGGCGGCGCTGTCGCAACTGCTGCAGAACGAGGCGTCGTTCCTGCGGCGCAGCGTGCTGACGCTCCGCTACCAGCGCGAAGCCCCTGCCCCCGAGCGGGCGCTCGATGCCGCCGTTGAATCGTTCCGGCGCATCGGCGCGGCCAGTATCCACGTCGATGCGGTAGGCAAGGACTACCACCTGCTCGCCGCCGCCGGCACGCGGCAAGCCTGGGGCGCAAGGCTGCCGGCGCAGTTCGCGGAGCTGCGCCATATCGCGCTGGCCACCATGGCAACGCAGCTGGCATTCGGCCTCGATCACGATGCCTATGCCGTCGCGCTGGACGAAGACAGCGCCGTGGTCATCCGCCAGCCCGAAGCCGGCGCGCGCGCGCCGATGGCGCTCGATCCCACGCTGATCCCGCTGCTGCGCACGCGCCTGACCGAAGCGCTGCTGGACCGTACCGGCCATGCCGTGCCGACGCGCGACCAGCCGGTGTGGATCGGTCCGCTGCGGCACCCGGTCGACGATACCCCGGTCATGATGCTGGTCAGTGCCGCCTACGCCGGCGACAGGCCGACTACGCTGGTCGCCGCCTGCATCCCGGTTCAGGATTTTCTGACGAACCTGCACCGGCCAGGCAAGCCGGCGCTGCTGCTGCTGGTCAGTGAAGCCGACGAGATCATCGGCGTGTCGCCGCGCGAGGGCGTGGTGTCGGCCGCCCAGATTTACCACCTGGCTGCGCGGGCGCGCCACGTCGATCACGATACGCTGCTGTACACCGGCAATGGCGTGCTGCTGGTCGAGCCACTGCAGGCGGGCCTTGGCCTGCTGGTGTACTTCCTGCCTTACCGGATGCTGGCCGCAGCGCTCGCCGCAGAGTTCGCAGGCATCGCGGCGGCCATGCTGGTGCTGGTGGGCGGCATCGTGCTGACCGCGCGCTACTGGAGCCGCCACCTGCTGCGGCGCACGCACGCCGAAGCCTCGCGCGCGCTGGAAAGCGAGCTGATGACGCATATCCTGGTCAGCGCCACGCCGGTCGGCCTGTGCATCGTGCGCCAACGCGACTATGGCGTGCTGATGCGCAACCAGCGAGCCGACATGCTGCTGCAGCTGCATGGCTCCATGCAAATGCCCGACGCGCTGGTACAAGCTTTCGGGGCGCAAGCGTGCCGCCGCGGCGACGGTCCTGCCGCCATTGCCAGCCTGACTGTCGCCGCGCCGGCAGCGGCCCCGGCGGACGAAGCCGCATCGAACGCCGTGCAGGTCGACGGTACCGCACTGCCGGCCGACGCCACCAACGCCACCAACGCCACCAACGCCACCAACGCCACCATCGCCGCCAACGCCGCCAGGCGCTTCCTGCAGATCACCTATGCGCCGGCGCGCTACCGCGATGACGACGTGCTGTTCTGCGCGGTGCTGGACTGTACCGCACAACAGGCGCTGGAGGACCAGCTGCGCTCGGCGCAACAGGCCACGGAGTCCATGATGCGCGCCCGCTCGACTTTCTTTGCCGCCATGAGCCACGAGATCCGCACGCCGCTCAATGCGCTGCTCGGCAACCTGGAGCTGCTCGCGCGCAGCCCGGGGCTGCAGCCGCATGCGGCGCGCCTGCAAGCGCTTGACGCGGCCGCCGAGGCATTGCGGCGCATCGTCAACGATGTGCTGGACTTCTCCAAGATCGATGCCGGCAAGCTCGAACTGTTCGAAGAACCCTTCCGCCCGATCGACGCACTCGAAAGCCTGGCACTGACCTATGCGCCGATGATGGCGGGCCGGCCGCTGCGCTTTCAACTCCTGCTGTCGCCGTCGCTCGACGTGGAAATCACTGGCGACAGCACGCGGCTGGTACAGGTGTTCAACAACTTGCTGAATAACGCGTTCAAGTTCACCGCCAGCGGACGCATCATCTTCAGCGCGGAACTGTGCACTGACGGCCAGGGCGTACCCCAGCTGGTCTGCCGCGTCGCCGATTCGGGCATCGGCATGCCGCCGTCGCTGGTGGAGCGGGTGTTCCAGCCGTTCGTGCAGGGCGATGGCGTCGGCGCCGGGCGCCATGGCGGCACCGGGCTCGGGCTGTCGATCTGCGCGCGGCTGTGCGAGCTGATGGGCGGCAGCGTCACGGTGGCGAGCGTTCCCGATATCGGCAGCGCCTTCACGGTGCGCCTGCCGGTGCGGGTCACGCCGGCGGCGCACCCGGCCGCCGGGCACGCTGACACCACTGCGCCGCGGAGCGATGTGCTGGTGCTGTGCCAGGATGCGCGCATCGGGGAAAACCTTGCAGCATGGCTCAAAGCCGCAGGCTGGCGCGCGAACTGGCTGGCATCACTGGCAGCGGCGCAGGAATACCTGGCGTACAAGCCCGCCCGGGTCATTGTCGCCAGCGACGACTTTCCGCTGGCCGCGCTCACCACGCTGCTCGAAGCGGCCGCCGCCACGGTGGCATGGGTCACGCCGGACGGCCCCCATCGCCCGCGCCAGCGCGCGCCCGGGATTCTCGAGGTCACGGCCTACAGCCATCATGCGTTGCTGGCGTGCGTAGCCATGGCAGCCGACAACGCTGCGCAGGCTCTGCCCGCCGCGGTCAGCGACCGCCCCAGCGATGCACTACCTCATGCACTACCCCATGCACTACCCCATGCACTACCCCATGCGCCAGACCATGCCGTCAGCAATGGCAGCATCGCGCCCGCGGCGCCGCAGGCTCCACCAGCCCAAGCCACGCCGCTGGCAACCATCCTGGTGGCCGAGGACAACCCGCTGAACCGGGCCCTGGTCACAGAGCAGCTGCAGACACTCGGCTATCAGCCGATCGTGGTCAGCAACGGCAAGCAGGCGCTTGCCGTGCTGGAGACCACGCCGGTCGACGCCTTGCTGACCGACATCCAGATGCCGGGCATGAGTGGCTACGAACTGCTGGAAGCGGTGCGCGACCGGCATGCCGGCGTGCCGGTGCTGGCGTTCAGCGCGTTCGCGGGCAGCGAGTGGACGACCGGCTGGCGCCAGCGCGGGTTCGCCGGCCATGTGTCCAAGCCGGCCTCGCTGCAGGACCTGCAGGCATGCCTGCGCAGGTTGCCTGGTTGCTGCCCGGCCCATGCCGATGCCGAGGGCAACGCCGGCGCGGATGCCGGCGCCGCCGACCGCGAGCGCTATGAAGCCATGCTGCGCACCCAGCTGCGGCAGGACCTGCCAGAACTTGAGCACATCATCGCGCAATGCGAGCTGGCTGCGCTGCGGCGCTGGACACATTCCGTGGCCGGCGCCTTCATGATCGTGCGCCGCAAGTCGATCGTACGCGAGTGCCGGGCATTGGAATCGCTGTGCGTCGCGGCCAGAGCCTGGACACCCGCGATCGCCGCCGCTGCCGCGGCGCTGCGCGAGCGGCTGCGCAGCTACATCGAAAACATTGGCGCCGCGTCCTAGCGCGCCCTAGCGTGCCTGCAAGTGCCCGCAAGTGCCTTGCCGGCACGCCTTACCACAATTGGCGGATTTGCGAGTACCGCCACGCAGGACGATAATGGCGGGGCCGCGCGATGGCCCGCCATCCCCCCGCCTTTCCGGGCGCGCCATTGTCTCCAATGTCTTCCCCCATGCAGCCAGAACAAGGCCTCCCCCAGCCGCAACGCACCTGGGCGATCCTCACCGTTTTCTTCGGCCTGATCATGGCCGTGCTCGATGGATCGATCGCCAACATCGCACTGCCCTCCATCTCGCGCCAGCTGCAGGCCGAGCCGTCGAGCACTATCTGGGTCGTCAACGCCTACCAGCTCACCGTGACGGTGTGCCTGCTGCCGCTGTCGTCGCTGGGCGACATCCTCGGCTACAAGCGCGTGTACCGCGTCGGGCTCGCTACCTTCCTGGTGGGCTCGCTGCTGTGCGCGCTGTCGGTCAACCTGCCCATGCTGGTGGCGGCGCGCGTACTGCAAGGCATTGGCGGCGCGGGCATCATGAGCGTCAATACCGCGCTGGTGCGCTTTATCTACCCGCCCACGAAGCTGGGTCGCGGCATCGGGCTGAATGCGGTGGTGGTTGGCGTGACCATTGCGGTGGCGCCTTCGCTGGGCGCCATGATCCTGGCGGTGGCCAGCTGGCAGTGGCTGTTCGCGGTGAACGTGCCGGTGGCAATCCTTGCATTGGCCATGAGCCGGCGCTCGCTGCCGGAGACGCCGCCGCAGCCTCGCGACTTCGACTATCCCAGTGCGCTGCTGTCGGCGCTGGTGTTCGGCCTGTTTATCCTGAGCGTGGATGGGCTCGGCCATGCCCGCTGGCGCGCAATCGGCGTCGCGGGGCTTGTCGCTGCAATCCTGCTGGGATGGCTGCTGGTGCGGCGCCAGCGGGGCCGCACCGCGCCGCTGGTGCCGGTGGACCTGTTTGCCAGCCGGTCCTTCACGCTGGCGGTAGGCACCTCGTTCTGCTCCTTCATGACGCAGATGCTGTCCTTCGTGGCGCTGCCTTTCTACCTCGAATACCAGCTTGGCCGCTCGCTGCAGGAGACCGGGCTGCTGATCACGCCCTGGCCGCTGATGGTGGCGGTGATGGCCGCGCTGTCGGGGCGGCTTTCGGACCGCTACCCGGCCAGCATCCTCGCGGGCCTCGGGCTGGCCATGCTGGCCGGCGGGCTGGTGGGACTGGCTACGCTGGGACCGGATGCCAGCAGCCTCGACATTGCGTGGCGCATGGCGATGTGCGGCACCGGCTTCGGCTTCTTCCAGTCACCCAACAACCGCGCCATGATCGGCGCCACGCCGCCGGCCCGCAGCGGCGGTGCCAGCGGCGCGCAGGCCACCACGCGGCTGCTGGGGCAGACCACCGGTACGGCGGTGGTGGCCTTGCTGTTCAGCCTGGTGCCGGACGGCGCTGCGCGGGTCGCGTTGTATGTGGCGGCGGCGGTCGCGACCGTCGGCGCCATCATCAGCCTGAGCCGGCTGCGCGATCCCAGCGGCGAAGGCAATGCGCAGGCGGCGGCCGAACCGGACGCCTGAGGACGACACGCGAGAGCCCGCGGCCGCAGGCCCTGTGCGGTTCTACACCGCGATGCCGCCGAACTCCTGCATCACCTTGTCATGCAGGCGCCGCATGCCGCGCAGCCAGCGATCGTAGTCCTGGCCCTTGCGCCGGTAGTATTCCAGCACCTCCGGGTGCGGCAGGATCAGGAAGCGCTCGTCGGCCACGCCCTCGAGAGTCACCGCGGCAACATGCTCGGCGGTGACCGACCCCTCCTGCAGGAAGCCCTTGCGCTCTCCTTTCTCGCCGAACAGCATGTTGGTCTGCACGCCCTGCGGGCAGATGCAGCTGACCTTGATGCCGCGGTCGCCGTAGGTGATCGACAGCCATTCGGCAAACCCGATCGCCGCGTGCTTGGTCACCGCGTACGGAGCCGAGCCGATCTGCGACAGCAGCCCCGCCGCCGATACCGTGTTGATGAAGTAGCCGTCGCCGCGCTCGAGCATCTGCGGCAGCACCGCGCGCGCCGCATGGATATGCGCCATCACGTTGATTTCCCAGATGCGCTGCCATTCTTCGGCACCGGCGTCGAGGCCCTTGCGCAGGATGATGCCGGCGTTGGAGCAGAAGATATCGACCTGCCCGAAGCGGCGGGTGGCTTCGTCGGCCAGTGCCTGCACCGCGTTCGCGTCGGCGACGTCGACCGCTTGCGCGAACACCTGGCACGACGGCACGGCCTCCTGGACTTCAGCGGCGACGCTGGCGGCGCCGGCCTCGTTCAGATCAGCCACGGCCACGCCACGCGCTCCGGCCTGTGCAAACGCCAGCGCCAGCGTGCGGCCAATGCCGGTGGCCGCACCGGTTACCACGACGGACTTGTTGCGTACTTCCATGCGCTATCTCCTCATTGATCCTTGTTGATATGGGTGTGTCACCGCGTCAT
This genomic window from Cupriavidus sp. P-10 contains:
- a CDS encoding FmdB family zinc ribbon protein; the encoded protein is MPVYQYRCEKCGHVFEKTEHLAEHASAHPNCPNCGSQSVQHAPAPFVAVTQRKS
- a CDS encoding response regulator transcription factor → MYDQIIRVALADDHPLVMAALRDCLQRTPNFQVGSTCGNGTELLAALDREPAGIAVTDFCMGRGDASLDGFNLLNRLARRHPRTRIVVLSAQANAAIIRRAMKLGVRAYVSKEDPIDEVVRACVQVATSDGCYCSPSAQAMLDSAALASAPATELTLRELEVVRLYSQGIQLADIANKLGRSVSTISSQKTIAMRKLGVQTNTGLIRYAYENGLI
- a CDS encoding ATP-binding protein, translating into MESTVERTRESLASAFDKLAEQSRRQLQRYAATIAVLIAVVVFSGLLLAGLAAGRHLDYRRGHVAQYMAALSQLLQNEASFLRRSVLTLRYQREAPAPERALDAAVESFRRIGAASIHVDAVGKDYHLLAAAGTRQAWGARLPAQFAELRHIALATMATQLAFGLDHDAYAVALDEDSAVVIRQPEAGARAPMALDPTLIPLLRTRLTEALLDRTGHAVPTRDQPVWIGPLRHPVDDTPVMMLVSAAYAGDRPTTLVAACIPVQDFLTNLHRPGKPALLLLVSEADEIIGVSPREGVVSAAQIYHLAARARHVDHDTLLYTGNGVLLVEPLQAGLGLLVYFLPYRMLAAALAAEFAGIAAAMLVLVGGIVLTARYWSRHLLRRTHAEASRALESELMTHILVSATPVGLCIVRQRDYGVLMRNQRADMLLQLHGSMQMPDALVQAFGAQACRRGDGPAAIASLTVAAPAAAPADEAASNAVQVDGTALPADATNATNATNATNATIAANAARRFLQITYAPARYRDDDVLFCAVLDCTAQQALEDQLRSAQQATESMMRARSTFFAAMSHEIRTPLNALLGNLELLARSPGLQPHAARLQALDAAAEALRRIVNDVLDFSKIDAGKLELFEEPFRPIDALESLALTYAPMMAGRPLRFQLLLSPSLDVEITGDSTRLVQVFNNLLNNAFKFTASGRIIFSAELCTDGQGVPQLVCRVADSGIGMPPSLVERVFQPFVQGDGVGAGRHGGTGLGLSICARLCELMGGSVTVASVPDIGSAFTVRLPVRVTPAAHPAAGHADTTAPRSDVLVLCQDARIGENLAAWLKAAGWRANWLASLAAAQEYLAYKPARVIVASDDFPLAALTTLLEAAAATVAWVTPDGPHRPRQRAPGILEVTAYSHHALLACVAMAADNAAQALPAAVSDRPSDALPHALPHALPHALPHAPDHAVSNGSIAPAAPQAPPAQATPLATILVAEDNPLNRALVTEQLQTLGYQPIVVSNGKQALAVLETTPVDALLTDIQMPGMSGYELLEAVRDRHAGVPVLAFSAFAGSEWTTGWRQRGFAGHVSKPASLQDLQACLRRLPGCCPAHADAEGNAGADAGAADRERYEAMLRTQLRQDLPELEHIIAQCELAALRRWTHSVAGAFMIVRRKSIVRECRALESLCVAARAWTPAIAAAAAALRERLRSYIENIGAAS
- a CDS encoding MFS transporter: MQPEQGLPQPQRTWAILTVFFGLIMAVLDGSIANIALPSISRQLQAEPSSTIWVVNAYQLTVTVCLLPLSSLGDILGYKRVYRVGLATFLVGSLLCALSVNLPMLVAARVLQGIGGAGIMSVNTALVRFIYPPTKLGRGIGLNAVVVGVTIAVAPSLGAMILAVASWQWLFAVNVPVAILALAMSRRSLPETPPQPRDFDYPSALLSALVFGLFILSVDGLGHARWRAIGVAGLVAAILLGWLLVRRQRGRTAPLVPVDLFASRSFTLAVGTSFCSFMTQMLSFVALPFYLEYQLGRSLQETGLLITPWPLMVAVMAALSGRLSDRYPASILAGLGLAMLAGGLVGLATLGPDASSLDIAWRMAMCGTGFGFFQSPNNRAMIGATPPARSGGASGAQATTRLLGQTTGTAVVALLFSLVPDGAARVALYVAAAVATVGAIISLSRLRDPSGEGNAQAAAEPDA
- a CDS encoding SDR family oxidoreductase — protein: MEVRNKSVVVTGAATGIGRTLALAFAQAGARGVAVADLNEAGAASVAAEVQEAVPSCQVFAQAVDVADANAVQALADEATRRFGQVDIFCSNAGIILRKGLDAGAEEWQRIWEINVMAHIHAARAVLPQMLERGDGYFINTVSAAGLLSQIGSAPYAVTKHAAIGFAEWLSITYGDRGIKVSCICPQGVQTNMLFGEKGERKGFLQEGSVTAEHVAAVTLEGVADERFLILPHPEVLEYYRRKGQDYDRWLRGMRRLHDKVMQEFGGIAV